One Nocardia sp. BMG111209 DNA segment encodes these proteins:
- a CDS encoding aldo/keto reductase, with amino-acid sequence MSAPALSPSLPAAATAPPARTALPEGFRAVGRSGLVVSEVGIGASTFGRTGMVADTQASVDGIVGRALDLGITYFDVADVYGEHPGQSETMLAKALGRNRDRVIIGSKFGIGLNGLNGPDWGVRGSRRYVRLAVESSLRRLGTEWIDLYQIHTPDPVTPIEETLSVLDDLVHEGKIRYLGSSNFAGWQVADAEYVARIHGLTRFVSATNEYNLLWREPAKELLPALAAYGLGFFPYFPLQNGLLTGKYRRDAAPAGAKITNLKKHLLDTAPWDALDRYAEFARERGVTPTALAFGWLLAHESVSSVIAGVTRPEQLDDNLAAARWRPTAAEFAELSGLFTGDLSGAPGRVTGSVPA; translated from the coding sequence ATGTCCGCACCTGCGCTCAGCCCGTCCCTGCCCGCCGCCGCCACCGCGCCACCGGCGAGAACCGCTCTCCCCGAGGGCTTTCGCGCGGTCGGCCGGTCGGGACTGGTGGTGTCCGAGGTGGGCATCGGAGCCAGCACCTTCGGCCGCACCGGGATGGTCGCCGACACCCAGGCCTCGGTGGACGGCATCGTCGGACGGGCCCTGGACCTCGGCATCACCTACTTCGATGTCGCCGACGTCTACGGCGAGCACCCCGGCCAGAGCGAGACCATGCTCGCGAAAGCGTTGGGGCGCAACCGCGATCGCGTGATCATCGGCTCCAAGTTCGGTATCGGGCTGAACGGGCTGAACGGACCCGACTGGGGCGTGCGCGGTTCGCGCCGCTATGTGCGGCTGGCGGTGGAATCCTCGCTGCGCCGCCTCGGCACCGAGTGGATCGACCTGTACCAGATCCACACCCCGGACCCGGTCACCCCGATCGAGGAGACGTTGTCGGTACTCGACGATCTGGTGCACGAGGGCAAGATCCGATATCTCGGCAGCTCCAATTTCGCGGGCTGGCAGGTCGCCGACGCCGAATACGTGGCCCGGATCCACGGCCTGACCCGTTTCGTCTCGGCGACCAACGAGTACAACTTGTTGTGGCGGGAGCCTGCAAAAGAACTGCTGCCCGCGCTGGCCGCCTACGGGCTGGGCTTCTTCCCCTATTTCCCGCTGCAGAACGGATTGCTGACCGGCAAATATCGCCGCGACGCGGCGCCGGCCGGCGCGAAGATAACCAATCTGAAGAAACATCTGCTCGACACCGCCCCGTGGGACGCGCTCGACCGGTACGCGGAATTCGCCCGCGAACGCGGGGTGACCCCCACCGCGCTGGCATTCGGCTGGCTGCTGGCTCACGAATCGGTGTCCAGCGTGATCGCGGGGGTCACCCGGCCCGAACAGCTCGACGACAATCTGGCCGCGGCCCGGTGGCGGCCCACCGCGGCGGAATTCGCCGAACTGTCGGGGCTTTTCACCGGCGACCTCAGCGGCGCGCCGGGCCGGGTGACCGGCTCGGTCCCGGCCTGA
- a CDS encoding IclR family transcriptional regulator: MTVDGSALQTVSRALGVLRCFQGDAELGVTEIARAQQLPMSTTHRLLRTLLESGFVEQISGSGRYRLGVALAEYGHLAYRRHRVYLAEPHLEQLAVETGTAVSIAVRHGSDAINLAFTRWRETHGHNLSEVRFPLHASALGKALLAWSPVTRAELEALPYDRGTERTPQHAAALSAELELARAAGYAINDEQTEWGFRIIAVPVFGPDGHAHFALGVRGTTRLMIPERIPFIANLARVTATTISEALFPQSER; encoded by the coding sequence ATGACGGTGGACGGCTCCGCACTGCAGACGGTGTCGCGGGCGCTCGGGGTGCTGCGCTGCTTCCAGGGCGATGCGGAGCTCGGCGTCACCGAGATCGCTCGCGCGCAACAACTTCCGATGAGTACCACCCATCGGCTGCTGCGGACCCTGCTGGAATCCGGCTTCGTCGAACAGATCTCGGGCAGCGGCCGCTACCGGCTCGGGGTCGCGCTCGCCGAGTACGGGCACCTGGCCTACCGCCGGCATCGCGTCTACCTGGCCGAGCCACACCTCGAGCAGCTCGCCGTCGAAACCGGTACGGCGGTGTCGATCGCCGTCCGGCACGGATCCGACGCCATCAACCTGGCCTTCACCCGGTGGCGAGAGACCCACGGCCACAACCTGTCCGAGGTCAGGTTCCCGCTGCACGCCAGCGCGCTGGGCAAGGCGCTGCTGGCGTGGTCACCGGTGACGCGCGCGGAACTCGAGGCGCTGCCCTACGATCGCGGCACCGAGCGCACGCCGCAGCACGCGGCGGCGCTGTCCGCCGAACTCGAGCTCGCCCGCGCGGCCGGATACGCCATCAACGACGAGCAGACCGAATGGGGTTTCCGCATCATCGCCGTGCCGGTGTTCGGTCCGGACGGCCACGCGCACTTCGCGCTCGGCGTGCGCGGCACCACCCGCCTGATGATTCCGGAGCGGATCCCGTTCATCGCCAACCTGGCCCGCGTCACCGCGACCACGATCAGCGAGGCATTGTTCCCGCAATCGGAGCGCTGA
- a CDS encoding ferredoxin: MLLGPPEAYLQGRWANRDWRNVPGPFYGAMTDSCWVGRLIAPDHIVYEDDSGSEVVFRQPRDPDETQLVLTAAWSDPFRAYACDGDDHWTLESVRAWWADRKRLLEWIDETCRVWADSGRKDEQHNTRGLRAYRRYVDDGLETSLREYGFWLERRRPAVAGEALPDLGRRSRA, from the coding sequence ATGCTGCTGGGACCGCCGGAGGCATATCTGCAGGGCCGATGGGCGAATCGGGACTGGCGCAACGTACCCGGCCCCTTCTACGGCGCGATGACCGATTCCTGTTGGGTGGGACGGCTGATCGCACCCGACCACATCGTCTACGAGGACGATTCCGGTAGCGAGGTGGTGTTCCGCCAGCCGCGCGACCCGGACGAAACCCAGCTCGTCCTGACGGCGGCGTGGTCGGATCCCTTCCGCGCCTACGCCTGTGACGGCGACGACCACTGGACACTGGAGTCGGTCCGCGCCTGGTGGGCCGACCGGAAACGCCTGCTGGAGTGGATCGACGAGACCTGCCGGGTCTGGGCGGACAGCGGCCGCAAGGACGAGCAGCACAACACCCGCGGCCTGCGCGCCTACCGTCGCTACGTGGACGACGGCCTGGAAACGTCCCTGCGCGAGTACGGATTCTGGCTCGAGCGGCGTCGCCCGGCCGTGGCCGGCGAGGCGCTGCCCGACCTCGGGCGGCGCTCGCGGGCCTGA
- a CDS encoding GNAT family N-acetyltransferase, which translates to MITFRELTDESGDLAALRAFYDTLYVTEFPDPDERESLANMADYLRRKHRGWYGRNSYHIVLGLADGAVVAASISDYLAEPNTGVIEFLLIAPACRGTGAGRKLLAHTESLLDEDARRAHDRPLDAILAEMNDPLATSARTDNLDPVTRALIWHRWGYRGLDFPYVQPALSPDQDPVTNLILIGKPLRADWSAAIPAPIVASTVHEYLRWAMRIDEPDASPEFRDMATALGRTDGVAQLPLDRYVGRDDTFDLRPATDADEFAAAMTLYRNTFAPGPATVPESAFRRARADPDHRLWTLRRTPADPAPAGLASFFALPAAGFAGYLALTGPLRHAGLLRRLVARMETELLSQRHHLRGWYAELAPDTDAAPFRHLGCHELAVDYHQPAPDLPIRLLFKAPGRVYAPPALTTADLLADIEDVLTSVYAVADPRTHPTLRRLRDALPDSPEALVPLR; encoded by the coding sequence ATGATCACCTTCCGCGAACTCACCGACGAGAGCGGCGATCTGGCCGCGCTGCGCGCCTTCTACGACACCCTGTACGTCACGGAGTTCCCCGATCCGGACGAGCGGGAGTCGCTGGCGAACATGGCCGACTATCTGCGGCGCAAGCACCGGGGGTGGTACGGCCGCAACAGCTATCACATCGTGCTGGGCCTCGCCGACGGCGCCGTGGTGGCCGCCTCGATCAGCGATTACCTCGCCGAACCCAATACCGGCGTCATCGAATTCCTCCTGATCGCGCCGGCCTGCCGGGGCACCGGGGCCGGGCGGAAGCTGCTGGCGCACACCGAATCCCTGCTCGACGAGGATGCCCGGCGGGCACACGACCGGCCGCTCGACGCGATCCTCGCCGAGATGAACGACCCGCTGGCGACCTCCGCGCGGACCGACAACCTCGATCCCGTGACCAGGGCGCTGATCTGGCATCGCTGGGGCTACCGCGGCCTCGACTTCCCGTACGTGCAGCCCGCACTGTCCCCGGACCAGGATCCGGTCACCAACCTGATCCTCATCGGCAAACCGCTGCGCGCCGACTGGTCGGCCGCCATCCCCGCACCGATCGTGGCGAGCACCGTCCACGAATACCTGCGCTGGGCGATGCGCATCGACGAGCCGGACGCCTCCCCCGAATTCCGCGACATGGCAACCGCTCTCGGGCGGACCGACGGTGTCGCCCAGCTCCCGCTGGACCGGTACGTGGGCCGCGACGACACCTTCGATCTCCGTCCGGCCACCGATGCGGACGAATTCGCCGCCGCGATGACGCTGTACCGCAACACTTTTGCGCCCGGCCCGGCGACCGTGCCGGAGTCGGCGTTCCGCCGGGCCCGCGCCGACCCGGACCACCGGCTGTGGACCCTGCGCCGCACACCGGCCGATCCCGCTCCCGCCGGTCTGGCCTCCTTCTTCGCCCTGCCCGCCGCGGGTTTCGCCGGATATCTCGCGCTCACCGGACCGCTGCGGCACGCCGGTCTGTTGCGGCGGCTCGTCGCCCGGATGGAAACCGAACTGCTGTCACAACGCCACCACCTGCGCGGCTGGTACGCCGAACTCGCGCCGGATACCGACGCCGCCCCGTTCCGCCACCTCGGCTGTCACGAACTGGCGGTCGACTATCACCAGCCCGCGCCGGACCTTCCGATCCGCCTGCTCTTCAAGGCGCCCGGCCGCGTCTACGCGCCACCCGCCCTGACCACGGCCGATCTCCTCGCCGATATCGAGGACGTGCTCACCTCGGTCTACGCCGTCGCCGACCCGCGGACACATCCGACCCTGCGACGCCTGCGCGACGCGCTGCCGGACTCGCCGGAAGCCCTTGTGCCGCTGCGATAG
- a CDS encoding alpha/beta fold hydrolase — protein sequence MDTTTPARFVTGTARADDGTLIGYRRIGHGPALVLVHGAMMTSYLFRQLAIELAADFTVYAPDRRGRGLSDPGGATGDLRTEIGDLTTLIREAQAHNVFGLSAGAIISLATALELPDIHRLALYEPPLVGADFTSLGWAPRVERELDAHRFTAAVVSVLKGTGDRADFTSLPRFLLQPALALGMRLDERDDGEDRLPPLRTLVPTVRADIEVIRSTRDIWHRLPELHCDTLLLGGTRSASYLPRALDRLAAELPGATRVVLPGLGHTSAFDDEKPDVVAAELRKFFTRPDAGPR from the coding sequence ATGGACACCACCACCCCGGCCCGCTTCGTCACCGGCACCGCCCGCGCCGACGACGGGACCCTGATCGGATACCGCCGCATCGGCCACGGCCCCGCCCTCGTGCTGGTGCACGGGGCCATGATGACCTCGTACCTGTTCCGGCAACTGGCGATCGAGCTGGCCGCCGATTTCACCGTGTACGCGCCCGACCGCCGGGGCCGCGGGCTCAGCGATCCCGGCGGTGCGACCGGCGATCTGCGCACGGAGATCGGCGATCTCACCACGCTCATCCGGGAAGCGCAGGCGCACAACGTCTTCGGTCTGAGCGCCGGCGCGATCATCTCACTGGCGACCGCCCTGGAGCTCCCCGACATCCACCGGCTCGCCCTGTACGAACCGCCCTTGGTCGGTGCGGATTTCACGTCGCTGGGGTGGGCGCCGCGCGTCGAGCGCGAGCTGGACGCGCACCGATTCACCGCCGCCGTCGTCTCGGTGCTGAAAGGGACCGGTGACCGCGCCGATTTCACCTCGCTGCCCCGATTCCTGCTGCAGCCGGCCCTGGCACTGGGCATGCGCCTGGACGAGCGCGACGACGGCGAGGACCGCCTGCCCCCGCTGCGCACCCTGGTGCCGACCGTGCGCGCCGATATCGAGGTGATCCGCAGCACCCGCGACATCTGGCATCGTCTGCCCGAATTGCACTGCGACACACTGCTTCTCGGTGGCACCCGCAGCGCCTCCTATCTGCCGCGGGCACTGGATCGGCTCGCGGCCGAACTCCCCGGCGCCACCCGCGTCGTACTCCCCGGCCTCGGCCACACCTCGGCCTTCGACGACGAGAAACCCGACGTGGTCGCCGCCGAGTTGCGGAAATTCTTCACCCGCCCGGACGCCGGCCCCCGCTGA
- a CDS encoding metallophosphoesterase: MVARDLELVTVTDESIAVRWTTAAIDPLGRPRPIESDTELALAPADSRRPAPVVHYDANPTAYHYAEVTGLEPGREYYVEARSRGVRATPGSMWHWWHDEPRLRFRTLVPPPGRLLRTLALTNDLHFGEEVSGEIVAALPTGVRQEPNLPPYPAVMLDALLTDVREPDRMVDHVILAGDLTSDGTPSQSRNLRHWLDDWGTLGRDVLLCRGNHDRPRVGPRWRSGPRLAGTEHHDCWGQYFLPRQRLVGYDLGGLRVIGLDTTDLDGAGGRIDAEQMARLRSLLNDEPDRPTLVFGHHPVTRDSGMSNLGGPGFVLDRHDAAALHRLYERAPGVFLHHSGHTHRNRRTPPDIPIPVEFLEVASIKEYPGGYTLLRLYEGGYMITFQATRSAAARQWSTRTRSQLFGLQPRYSLGSVADRSHVVHRDLSGVERVPHALAPPAAATATAVAARRADHGGR; this comes from the coding sequence ATGGTCGCTCGTGATCTGGAACTGGTCACGGTGACCGACGAGTCGATCGCGGTCCGGTGGACGACTGCGGCGATCGATCCGCTCGGCCGCCCGCGGCCGATCGAATCGGACACCGAACTCGCACTGGCACCGGCGGATTCGCGGCGGCCGGCGCCGGTGGTGCACTACGACGCCAACCCCACGGCGTACCACTACGCCGAGGTCACCGGGCTCGAGCCGGGCCGGGAGTACTACGTGGAGGCCCGATCGCGCGGGGTGCGGGCGACCCCCGGTTCGATGTGGCACTGGTGGCACGACGAGCCGCGGCTGCGGTTCCGCACCCTCGTCCCGCCGCCGGGCCGGCTGCTGCGCACCCTCGCGCTGACCAACGATCTGCACTTCGGCGAGGAGGTCAGCGGCGAGATCGTCGCCGCGTTGCCGACCGGGGTGCGGCAGGAACCGAATCTGCCGCCGTATCCGGCGGTGATGCTGGACGCGCTGCTGACCGATGTGCGCGAACCGGATCGCATGGTCGATCACGTGATCCTGGCCGGGGATCTGACCAGTGACGGCACCCCGAGCCAGTCCCGCAATCTCCGTCACTGGCTGGACGATTGGGGCACGCTGGGCCGAGATGTGCTGCTCTGCCGGGGAAATCACGATCGGCCGCGGGTCGGTCCACGCTGGCGGTCCGGACCCCGGCTGGCCGGGACGGAACATCACGACTGCTGGGGACAGTATTTCCTGCCCCGGCAGCGTCTGGTCGGATACGACCTCGGCGGATTGCGGGTGATCGGCTTGGACACCACGGATCTCGACGGCGCGGGCGGGCGCATCGACGCCGAGCAGATGGCCCGGTTGCGGAGCCTGTTGAACGACGAACCCGACCGGCCCACACTGGTTTTCGGCCACCACCCGGTGACCCGCGACTCCGGGATGAGCAATCTCGGCGGCCCCGGTTTCGTGCTCGACCGCCACGACGCCGCCGCTCTGCACCGGCTCTACGAGCGCGCGCCCGGGGTGTTCCTGCACCACAGCGGCCACACCCATCGCAATCGCCGTACGCCCCCGGACATTCCGATCCCGGTCGAATTCCTGGAGGTGGCCTCGATCAAGGAGTATCCCGGCGGATACACCCTGTTGCGGCTCTACGAGGGCGGCTACATGATCACCTTCCAGGCCACCCGCAGCGCCGCCGCGCGGCAGTGGAGTACCCGCACCCGCAGCCAGTTGTTCGGTCTGCAACCGCGATACAGCCTGGGTTCGGTCGCCGACCGCAGCCATGTGGTGCACCGCGACCTGTCCGGCGTCGAACGCGTACCGCACGCGCTCGCGCCACCCGCCGCGGCCACCGCGACCGCGGTGGCGGCCCGGCGCGCCGACCACGGCGGCCGCTGA
- a CDS encoding cytochrome P450, whose protein sequence is MTTVEPHLPVSDADPFALDTLADPYPLHAALRDAGPVVYLRRYGVYALARYEQVHAALTDWQRLESGAGVGLADFRNETPWRPPSLLLEADPPRHDAPRSVLARVLGPRALRDLREQWFAAAAELVDEAVSDTEFDAVARLAEAFPLRVFPDAVGLPAAGREHLLPYGAHAFNAFGPRNALVDRGLAGIDAHAAWVNAQCARDRLGDNGFGARVWQAADRYDLTREQAPLVVRSMLTAGVDTTVNGITAVLYACATEPALWARLRAEPALARTAFDEAVRWQSPVQTFFRTTTVAVDFGSATVPAGHKVLMFLGAANRDPRRWPDPDRFDPDRDPSGHVGFGMGLHQCIGQHVARLEAEALLTALAARVESLELTGPAVVRPNNTLRAWQSLPIRIRRAR, encoded by the coding sequence GTGACAACCGTCGAACCGCACCTGCCCGTCAGTGACGCCGATCCTTTCGCACTCGACACCCTGGCGGATCCGTATCCGTTGCATGCCGCGCTGCGCGACGCCGGGCCGGTGGTGTACCTGCGCCGATACGGCGTGTACGCGCTGGCCCGCTACGAACAGGTGCACGCCGCGCTCACCGACTGGCAGCGCCTGGAGAGCGGCGCCGGCGTCGGCCTCGCCGACTTCCGGAACGAAACCCCATGGCGGCCACCGAGTCTGCTGTTGGAGGCGGATCCGCCGCGGCACGACGCGCCGCGCTCGGTCCTGGCCCGCGTCCTCGGGCCGCGGGCACTGCGCGACCTGCGCGAGCAGTGGTTCGCCGCCGCGGCCGAACTCGTCGACGAGGCGGTGTCCGACACCGAATTCGACGCGGTGGCGCGGCTGGCCGAAGCCTTTCCGCTGCGGGTCTTTCCGGACGCGGTCGGGCTGCCGGCCGCGGGCCGCGAACATCTGCTCCCCTACGGCGCCCACGCGTTCAACGCCTTCGGCCCGCGCAACGCGCTGGTCGACCGGGGCCTCGCCGGTATCGACGCGCACGCGGCCTGGGTGAACGCACAGTGCGCACGGGACCGACTGGGCGACAACGGCTTCGGCGCGCGAGTATGGCAGGCCGCGGACCGGTACGACCTCACCCGCGAACAGGCCCCGCTGGTGGTGCGCTCGATGCTGACCGCCGGGGTCGACACGACCGTCAACGGCATCACCGCGGTCCTGTACGCCTGCGCGACCGAGCCGGCGCTGTGGGCGCGGCTGCGCGCCGAACCGGCGCTGGCCCGCACCGCGTTCGACGAGGCGGTCCGCTGGCAGTCGCCCGTGCAGACCTTCTTCCGGACGACCACCGTGGCAGTCGATTTCGGCTCCGCGACCGTGCCGGCCGGGCACAAGGTCCTGATGTTCCTCGGCGCCGCCAACCGCGACCCGCGGCGCTGGCCCGATCCGGACCGCTTCGATCCGGACCGCGACCCGTCCGGTCATGTCGGTTTCGGTATGGGCCTGCATCAGTGCATCGGCCAGCACGTCGCGCGGCTGGAGGCGGAGGCGCTGCTGACCGCGCTGGCGGCACGGGTGGAGAGTCTGGAACTCACCGGGCCCGCCGTCGTGCGGCCCAACAACACACTGCGGGCCTGGCAGTCGCTGCCGATCCGGATCCGGCGGGCGCGGTGA
- a CDS encoding PDR/VanB family oxidoreductase, which produces MTAAATLELTVTAKEFIAEGVAAITLAHPGGRRLPDWTPGAHLDLILPGGRTRQYSLCGDRRDPHRYDIAVRREPDGRGGSAHIHDVLAVGDTVPVGSPRNNFALAPADRYLFVAGGIGITALLPMIAQADLLGADWRLHYAGRSLRSMAFAHRLGAHGSRVRLHPADEDGRGDVRAWLDAVAPDTMVYCCGPATMIDAVRSRDTGERAGRLRTERFTPAAVADSMRDNSFQIRLRRSGRLVTVPPDRSVLEALQLAGTPVLSSCRQGVCGTCETTVLDGVPDHRDAVLDDLERAAGDRMLVCVSRARSGHLVLDL; this is translated from the coding sequence ATGACCGCGGCCGCAACGCTGGAATTGACCGTCACCGCAAAGGAATTCATCGCGGAAGGGGTCGCGGCGATCACCCTCGCCCACCCCGGCGGCCGGCGGCTGCCGGACTGGACGCCCGGCGCCCACCTCGATCTGATCCTGCCCGGCGGCCGCACCCGGCAGTACTCGCTGTGCGGTGATCGCCGGGATCCGCACCGCTACGACATCGCGGTCCGGCGCGAGCCCGACGGCCGTGGCGGTTCGGCCCACATCCACGACGTCCTCGCCGTCGGCGATACGGTTCCGGTCGGCAGTCCGCGCAACAACTTCGCGCTGGCCCCGGCCGACCGCTACCTGTTCGTGGCCGGCGGCATCGGCATCACCGCACTGCTGCCGATGATCGCCCAGGCCGATCTGCTCGGCGCCGACTGGCGGCTCCACTACGCCGGAAGATCGCTGCGCAGTATGGCTTTCGCCCATCGGCTCGGCGCGCACGGCAGCCGGGTCCGCCTGCATCCCGCCGACGAGGACGGCCGCGGCGACGTGCGCGCCTGGCTGGATGCGGTCGCCCCCGACACGATGGTGTACTGCTGCGGACCGGCCACGATGATCGACGCCGTCCGCTCCCGCGACACCGGCGAGCGCGCGGGCCGGCTGCGCACCGAGCGGTTCACTCCGGCTGCGGTCGCGGACTCGATGCGCGACAACAGCTTTCAGATCCGGCTGCGGCGCTCCGGCCGCCTGGTCACCGTACCGCCGGACCGATCCGTCCTCGAGGCACTGCAACTGGCCGGGACGCCGGTGCTGTCCTCGTGCCGCCAGGGTGTCTGCGGCACCTGTGAGACCACCGTCCTCGACGGTGTTCCCGACCACCGCGACGCCGTACTCGACGACCTCGAACGCGCGGCCGGGGACCGCATGCTGGTCTGCGTATCCCGTGCCCGCTCCGGCCATCTGGTCCTGGACCTGTGA
- a CDS encoding IclR family transcriptional regulator, producing MAGGSGGESVLSRVLRILELFDADSPEMTVSELARRSGLPLPTVSRLAAEMVAEGLLQRDQRRRLRTGVRLWELASRAATTVGLRQAAMPFMEDLHAVVGHHVQLSVLHGREVLVVERLSAPGGVFNISRIAGRLPAHVSSGGLVLLAHAPAEMQEQALAGPLRRYTAHTVSDPHTLRRMLSEIRRTGIVMCPGYIDERTTGIATPLRGRDGRVIAALSVIVPNDDEARTAIPALLAAARGISRVLGALPGSEPLAQ from the coding sequence ATGGCGGGCGGTTCCGGCGGTGAGTCGGTGTTGTCGCGAGTGTTGCGCATCCTCGAACTCTTCGACGCGGATTCGCCGGAGATGACCGTTTCGGAACTGGCGCGTCGCAGCGGCCTGCCCCTGCCGACCGTATCGCGGCTGGCCGCCGAGATGGTCGCGGAGGGCCTGTTGCAGCGCGATCAGCGGCGCCGGCTGCGGACCGGGGTGCGGCTGTGGGAACTCGCCTCGCGCGCCGCCACGACGGTCGGATTGCGCCAAGCGGCCATGCCGTTCATGGAGGATCTGCACGCGGTGGTGGGCCATCACGTCCAGTTGTCGGTGCTGCACGGGCGGGAGGTCCTGGTCGTGGAGCGGCTGTCCGCGCCGGGCGGCGTGTTCAACATCAGCCGGATCGCCGGGCGGCTGCCGGCGCACGTGTCCTCGGGCGGCCTGGTACTGCTCGCGCACGCGCCCGCCGAGATGCAGGAGCAGGCGCTGGCGGGCCCGCTGCGCCGCTACACCGCCCATACCGTCAGCGATCCGCACACCCTGCGACGGATGTTGAGCGAGATCCGCCGCACCGGCATCGTGATGTGCCCCGGCTACATCGACGAGCGGACGACCGGCATCGCCACCCCCCTGCGTGGCCGCGACGGCCGGGTGATCGCGGCACTGTCGGTGATCGTCCCGAACGACGACGAGGCGCGCACCGCGATCCCGGCGCTGCTGGCCGCGGCGCGGGGCATCTCGCGCGTGCTCGGCGCCCTTCCCGGCAGCGAGCCTCTCGCTCAGTGA
- a CDS encoding BON domain-containing protein, with translation MAVSNEQLLHTLTKVVNTLSDNDVQFAVAGGCAVYARGGPPSDHDVDIFVRPADAEPARDALVTAGLRADDPPEDWLIKAYDGDVLVDLIFRPAFHAVTDELFSRSTWMRIGPAMAPVISGTDLLVDKLMVLDPQRLDFTPLLHIARGLREQVDWPQVRENTATSPYARAFLALLDDLGVSDVGHPPGDEAEAILPQYLVANLRRAFAEDDRTAELGVGVTIRGGTVVLSGDVTSVQQRERLARIVAEHVPKLHVHNDVRVITPTAPTGHERL, from the coding sequence ATGGCCGTTTCGAACGAGCAACTGCTCCACACGCTCACCAAGGTCGTGAACACGTTATCGGATAATGATGTCCAGTTCGCGGTCGCCGGTGGGTGCGCGGTGTACGCGCGCGGCGGCCCGCCCTCGGATCACGATGTCGACATCTTCGTCCGACCGGCCGATGCCGAACCCGCACGCGACGCGCTGGTCACGGCCGGATTACGGGCCGACGATCCGCCCGAGGACTGGCTGATCAAGGCCTACGACGGCGACGTGCTGGTCGATCTGATCTTCCGGCCCGCCTTCCACGCCGTCACCGACGAGCTGTTCTCCCGGTCGACCTGGATGCGCATCGGGCCCGCGATGGCCCCGGTGATCAGCGGTACCGACCTGCTGGTGGACAAGCTGATGGTGCTGGATCCGCAGCGCCTGGACTTCACTCCGCTGCTGCACATCGCGCGCGGCCTGCGGGAACAGGTGGACTGGCCGCAGGTCCGGGAGAACACGGCGACCTCGCCGTACGCGCGGGCCTTCCTCGCGCTGCTCGACGATCTCGGGGTCAGCGACGTCGGGCACCCGCCCGGTGACGAGGCCGAGGCCATCCTGCCACAGTATCTGGTCGCGAACCTGCGCCGGGCCTTCGCCGAGGACGATCGCACCGCGGAGCTCGGCGTGGGTGTCACCATCCGCGGCGGCACGGTCGTGCTGAGCGGGGACGTGACCAGCGTGCAGCAGCGCGAGCGGCTGGCCCGGATCGTGGCCGAGCACGTCCCGAAACTACACGTGCACAACGATGTTCGCGTCATCACGCCGACGGCGCCGACCGGCCACGAGCGATTGTGA
- a CDS encoding metallophosphoesterase has protein sequence MAGNGCARIAAVGDVHLGAESAGSLRPVLSCLPEQADMLLLAGDLTRHGTLDEARVVATEFADLGVPVIAVLGNHDYHSDAEDEITALLTDHGIVVLEGTATTVRLPDGIVTVAGTKGFGGGFAGKCASAFGERIMRDFAGYTAHLAASLQAALSGPRADLTVALTHYSPVGDTLHGEPPEIHPFLGSYLLGEAVDAGRADLAIHGHAHAGCEQGTTPGGVRVRNVAQPVIRTAFAVYELPIRIAEPAVAD, from the coding sequence ATGGCGGGCAACGGATGTGCGCGGATCGCCGCGGTGGGCGACGTCCACCTCGGCGCGGAGTCCGCCGGCTCGCTGCGCCCGGTCCTGTCCTGCCTGCCCGAGCAGGCCGACATGCTGTTGCTGGCAGGCGATCTCACCCGGCACGGGACCCTCGACGAAGCACGGGTCGTCGCAACGGAATTCGCGGATCTGGGCGTGCCGGTCATCGCGGTGCTGGGCAACCACGACTATCACAGCGACGCGGAGGACGAGATCACCGCGCTGCTCACCGATCACGGCATCGTGGTGCTGGAGGGTACGGCGACGACGGTGCGGCTGCCCGACGGCATCGTCACCGTGGCCGGCACCAAGGGCTTCGGCGGCGGGTTCGCCGGTAAGTGCGCGAGTGCCTTCGGCGAGCGGATCATGCGCGACTTCGCCGGGTACACAGCGCATCTCGCGGCTTCGCTGCAGGCCGCGCTGTCCGGGCCGCGCGCCGACCTGACGGTGGCGCTCACCCACTACTCACCGGTCGGCGACACACTGCACGGCGAGCCGCCGGAGATCCATCCGTTCCTCGGCTCGTATCTGCTGGGCGAGGCCGTCGACGCGGGCCGGGCCGATCTGGCGATCCACGGGCACGCGCACGCGGGCTGCGAACAGGGGACCACCCCCGGCGGGGTACGGGTGCGCAATGTGGCCCAGCCGGTCATCCGCACGGCCTTCGCGGTGTACGAGTTGCCGATCCGGATCGCGGAGCCGGCCGTCGCCGACTGA
- a CDS encoding DUF6131 family protein has translation MAILGLILLLVGVVFGIPILTTVGVILLVAGAVLMLLGAAGRPIGGRSHYY, from the coding sequence ATGGCCATCCTCGGTCTCATTCTGCTCCTGGTGGGAGTCGTGTTCGGAATTCCGATCCTGACCACTGTGGGTGTCATCCTGCTGGTCGCGGGCGCAGTTCTGATGTTGCTCGGTGCGGCCGGTCGGCCCATCGGCGGACGCAGCCACTATTACTGA